The genome window ATGTCGTACCTCTATAGGGGTGGAAGCTGAGCAAAGTTTAGTGAAGCCCACAATATCGCTGAACATCACTGTTGCCGAGTCGTACATTTTTGGTGCAACGGTCCGTCCGGCTTTCAGCTCAATTGCCACGTGTCTAAAAGTTTGAATCAAGttttaatatgaaatttggtatttCAAATTGGAccgtttgtcaaaaaaaacttttgggaatccaaaattttaattttttcaaaaattctggtagtatggttttttttcagtttattcgaaaaagttgtcagtaaattcaaatttcaaacgcTTTTTTATCGTTtgcgggaatttttaatttttactgttaTGAAAAAACGTAATCCGGGAcgtatttttaatattttcaggaaaccaTGGCGACTAATTCTAACtttaatgtttcagaaaagtaaaatttgaatctaATCGAAAATAATTTGCTGACAggctggaaattaaaatatttactgaaaatcaaaatcttgattttttaccTAATAAAATGTGAGTTagaatgaaaagttttcaaaccaTCTAAAAAAGCTTAAACTCACTTAGGCAAAAGCTGAAACAAAAGCCTCTCCGCTCTCAAATTAGCCTCCTCCGCCAACTTAGTCCTCTCCCCAACAAGCTTCTCTAGGTTGTTTGCATACTCCTCCATCATCCTCATCATGCTATCCACAAGATTTCCTTTTCTAAAATAAACCCCTTTAATTAAAGTTTCCTATAAAATCTCACGTTTTCAGCGCAATCTCTGTTGCCAGGCGTACGCGTCGAATCGTCGGTCTCATATCCGGCTGGTCACTCCAACAGTCCTGAGAATAAATAGGGGGTTAAGACTACATTTTTGTGAGGTGTGAATTAATTTCGAGTCCATAATTTTGACTGTTGACTAAGGAGGCGGCTAGGGAGACAAAAACGATACCCTGAAAAtaaagacttttcaaaaattgtatagtTTTGGAGTTTGAAAGTAATAAAATATCAAACCTGCAGCAGAGCTATCAAATCCggattcaactttttgttccGTTGAATTGAgggtttttggattttatctCCTTCGGCGGCTTTTTGTgcaagttctggaaaaaatttaattttctccaaCTTTTAGCGGTTTTCACAAGTTGCAATAGTTCCTGGAACTTACTTGaaagtttgataattttcctccagaagtttttgagaaattgtcTTCCAggaatttcataaatttcagagcatttcataaactttttcgaaaattgttgaaataaaaaacaaattatctAGGAGTACGTCAACATTCTGGagttttattgaaacaatttttctttcaaaacttttgttaaTCATTTAAGTAGTAAGATACATACATCTGATGTTATATTATGAGACAgaaattctcgaattttcaaaagaggGTTCTTAACAAACCTGTCAAATCGACTTTCTCATCGTAAGGCAAACTTCTGAACAGAATCTCATAGATAATCACTCCAAATGCATAAATATCCGATTGCTGCCTCTTCAGAATTGTCTGGCCTTGCCATTTTTGATCCATCCTCTTCAATCGATTCTTCTCGTTCGCTGTGCGGATTTCTGGTGGGACGTAGAGACTAGCTGAAACCTAACAGTAtgttaaaaattgtcgaaaattgtaATTGTAAAATTGTATATCTTACCCATTTTCTGCCACTGCTTCTCGGCCTCATTGTCCACTTTACAATTGATCCTTCCATGCTTCTCCCAACGTTTCAGCGGATCACAAACCGCATAATCAGTGAGCTTCAACATCCAATTCTTATCAATGAGCACCGACCAGCATGCAAGTCCCCCGTGATACCCTATTGGTGAAGAATGTAAGTATTCGAGACCCATTGTGATATCTCTGACGAAAGCTCCTTGAAATTTCTCGTCCATTGCAAATTTCTCGCAGTAGATCACATCCTGCAGTGTACCACGGGAGCAGAATTTCCAGAGAAGCAAAAGTTCAGATTTCTCGTTGAAGGAGACCCCGATAAACGGGTTTATATTGTCATGGACAGCTTGTTTCATCTTAAGTTACCATACATCGATTATTTTATGAGTGATGAACATTAGTTATTAGTAACCTACTACATTACCAGATAAAGGTTGAGTAGCGTatacaaaacaataaaaacatttttgtattctAATTATGTGTATATGAAAgttctctaaattttttgatttcaacaTGATATTCGGATATACATATGATGTACTTCTATTAGTgtacttaaatttttaatagttccccgaaaaaaatcaagaccCCCGAAAAAACCTACAAAAGTTAAGTACAGTAAACACAAACAATCTACCTTTGTCAACAAAATGAGGTCTTCTCTCGTGAATCTAATGTTCTGTCTTTGCTCATATAAGTCATACACTGCATGCGTATTAACCCCGACAATTGCATGATTCTTGATGAGTTTTGTCTCTACTTGTGACATTTTAGTCGATGCCGAGTTCAGCGAGACCACTGATTTTACTTGTTCCTCGTCGAGAATTTGAACGTCGTCACGGAACACTCGCCATGGCATTTTGTCAAGTGCACTTGTTTCACTGCAAATTTtagattcaaatttccagccaaaatgtTGTGTTTGACCCACCATGCTCTTCTCAACCATATTCCCAAGAAAACAGTCAAGATAATACAAACCACGGCTGTAGCAATTACAATTGTTTGCGTATAGTCGCAATTTTCCTCTCGGAACCCACATTCCGGTTCCGAGTCCGGAAGTTTTCCAGAAGGAGAGGACCAGAATTTTGTGACCACGTCTGAGACAACCTAAATAtgacaaatgaaaaaagtacTAGCAGGGTAACCTTACCAATTCAATGCAAACTGGGTCCatgcaatttttcgatgttACTGTTGAGTTGATGAGGGAAACTGTTCGAATCTGGAAccgttttttgtaaaaacatgCCTACCACATGTCTGTTGACTTGCCTCTGCCTACGTGGCAAGTACATAACTTCATTAGTGCCTATTGCGCGCCTGCCTACGTACCTAATTCATACCTACTTGCTATCAGACGTCATGTATGTGTGTACATGCTTATCTCACGCCTACCTAAATCATGCCTACCTTCTACCTGTCTGTGCACGTGGCAAGGTATCTACCTGCCAACTTGTCTACTGCATGTCTACGTACCTGATCTCTCTTCTCATCTACATAAAACGCACTGAATGACGTCATTCTTTCAGCTCCATTGTCAAATATCACATTGTCCAACACTCCTGAAACAAAATGTTCGCCTCGACCTTTGCCAAATTCTTACCTTGAAAAGTCATTCCAACCGCCATATTCCACAATGCCTTTCCATCAATTCTAATTTTCCCATCCTCTGGTTTCTCCTTCAAACTGTGCAAATATTTCTCCGtcagttttgcaaaaacacaaaaactctCATAAAGTGCCacataattaaataaatcCTTCTCATCAATATAAATCCGTTGGTTTTGATCGAAAATTGCGAGAAATTCGTTGAGCAAATCATCCGAAAATCCATAggaattgtaaatttgaattgtatTTGGATTCTCGGCTTTTATTGACTTTTGTGCCATTTTTCCATAGAAAACGGGTGGTTCCTCTGAATTCCGTGCCACTATTAGAGGATTAATGTAGATGAACTCGGGAGATGCCATATTTGCAAGCCATGTGGCATTGCGGAATACTGTGGAGAGGTCTCGAGTGGAAGAGAAGATTGGTAGGATAACTGAAATTTGGTTCGAACAATTTTGGcgggttaatttttttaagtgaatttCATTTAagaaatctatttttctttaattgatAGTGGG of Caenorhabditis elegans chromosome II contains these proteins:
- the gcy-29 gene encoding Receptor-type guanylate cyclase gcy-29 (Confirmed by transcript evidence), which produces MLPNFWNFQFIFVIFCWIPIVVSDEKIVLKIGSISSRDNAKMLESILEMAKKKMTEQGVLGEKLDIQIITVEGCGASFEGVAAAAELYHVQKVDAYFGPYCSKELSPVATMASYWNIPIFAYTATSAEFANTKVYKTLLRTSFQSLNSISEATAAFMAHHNITKAAIVANIGTDSFEKIQSLEKALRSRGITVARRVMFEEAASAQDLVDNGYMNELRDNARVILPIFSSTRDLSTVFRNATWLANMASPEFIYINPLIVARNSEEPPVFYGKMAQKSIKAENPNTIQIYNSYGFSDDLLNEFLAIFDQNQRIYIDEKDLFNYVALYESFCVFAKLTEKYLHSLKEKPEDGKIRIDGKALWNMAVGMTFQGVLDNVIFDNGAERMTSFSAFYVDEKRDQIRTVSLINSTVTSKNCMDPVCIELVVSDVVTKFWSSPSGKLPDSEPECGFREENCDYTQTIVIATAVVCIILTVFLGIWLRRACETSALDKMPWRVFRDDVQILDEEQVKSVVSLNSASTKMSQVETKLIKNHAIVGVNTHAVYDLYEQRQNIRFTREDLILLTKMKQAVHDNINPFIGVSFNEKSELLLLWKFCSRGTLQDVIYCEKFAMDEKFQGAFVRDITMGLEYLHSSPIGYHGGLACWSVLIDKNWMLKLTDYAVCDPLKRWEKHGRINCKVDNEAEKQWQKMASLYVPPEIRTANEKNRLKRMDQKWQGQTILKRQQSDIYAFGVIIYEILFRSLPYDEKVDLTELAQKAAEGDKIQKPSIQRNKKLNPDLIALLQDCWSDQPDMRPTIRRVRLATEIALKTKGNLVDSMMRMMEEYANNLEKLVGERTKLAEEANLRAERLLFQLLPKHVAIELKAGRTVAPKMYDSATVMFSDIVGFTKLCSASTPIEVVNLLNKLYSEFDTVISKHDCYKVETIGDAYMVVSGIPIENGQRHVANISAVTLGIMDLLKVFEVPHRRDYRLTIRLGFASGQVSAAVVGLSSPRYCLFGETVNIAAVMESSGEGGRVQITETSKILLENEYPEFIIEIRGINKDVKQDDFVTYWLTGKDEDYFKKKNNTFDF